One stretch of Dissulfurimicrobium hydrothermale DNA includes these proteins:
- a CDS encoding CarD family transcriptional regulator has product MFNIGDLAVYPAHGVGVIEAIEQKFIAGMENTFYIMRILENDMKIMIPKKNACQVGLRCIISGDDADQVYTILQNKDIEFTPQTWNRRYREYMEKIKTGSIFELAAVLRDLYLLQSDKPLSFGEKKMMDTAKGLLIKELSVAKGKTEEEIAQSIESIFVPETAQTVGLGS; this is encoded by the coding sequence ATGTTCAATATAGGCGACCTTGCAGTATATCCTGCCCATGGGGTAGGAGTAATAGAGGCAATTGAGCAAAAATTCATAGCTGGCATGGAAAATACCTTTTATATTATGCGGATCCTTGAAAACGATATGAAGATTATGATACCAAAGAAAAATGCGTGTCAAGTCGGACTGAGATGTATTATATCAGGCGATGACGCTGACCAAGTCTATACGATATTACAAAACAAGGATATAGAGTTCACCCCGCAGACATGGAACAGGCGCTATAGGGAATATATGGAAAAGATAAAGACTGGATCTATATTCGAGCTTGCCGCTGTGCTGAGAGACCTATATCTCCTACAATCGGACAAACCACTATCCTTTGGAGAAAAAAAGATGATGGATACAGCCAAGGGCCTTCTGATAAAGGAACTCTCTGTAGCCAAAGGCAAGACCGAAGAAGAGATCGCTCAAAGCATAGAATCTATTTTTGTGCCAGAGACCGCACAGACAGTAGGGCTTGGATCATAA